The proteins below are encoded in one region of Styela clava chromosome 4, kaStyClav1.hap1.2, whole genome shotgun sequence:
- the LOC144422074 gene encoding uncharacterized protein LOC144422074 isoform X3 has protein sequence MEEKLIALVEEYPCLYNTTQDSYRRKDFKGNAWAEIAREMGMPWQECENKWKNLRDKYRREKKKRAELKSGAAASHRVEWSLMRSLEFLEPFTAMRSTTSNLPMPDTPSSSDVDVTLEAVSADETDQFQPPVAKKQPV, from the exons atggAGGAAAAACTCATTGCTCTAGTTGAGGAATATCCTTGCCTGTATAATACCACACAGGACTCGTACCGCCGAAAGGATTTCAAAGGCAATGCTTGGGCAGAGATAGCTCGAGAGATGGGTATGCCAT GGCAAGAATGCGAGAATAAGTGGAAAAACCTTCGAGATAAATATAGGAGGGAAAAGAAGAAAAGGGCAGAATTGAAATCTGGTGCGGCGGCAAGTCATCGGGTTGAGTGGAGCCTTATGAGATCCTTAGAGTTCCTTGAACCGTTTACAGCCATGAGGAG TACAACATCAAACCTGCCAATGCCGGATACACCATCTTCGAGTGATGTTGATGTTACATTGGAAGCGGTATCAG CAGATGAAACAGACCAATTTCAACCACCTGTGGCAAAAAAGCAGCCGGTATGA
- the LOC144422074 gene encoding uncharacterized protein LOC144422074 isoform X2 → MEEKLIALVEEYPCLYNTTQDSYRRKDFKGNAWAEIAREMGMPLQHQTCQCRIHHLRVMLMLHWKRYQMKQTNFNHLWQKSSRYDLSAVLEKLQQSSEKIQEDPDELFLLSMAHEVKTMSVEKRWRFKVGVMNLINEIKYSIDIT, encoded by the exons atggAGGAAAAACTCATTGCTCTAGTTGAGGAATATCCTTGCCTGTATAATACCACACAGGACTCGTACCGCCGAAAGGATTTCAAAGGCAATGCTTGGGCAGAGATAGCTCGAGAGATGGGTATGCCAT TACAACATCAAACCTGCCAATGCCGGATACACCATCTTCGAGTGATGTTGATGTTACATTGGAAGCGGTATCAG ATGAAACAGACCAATTTCAACCACCTGTGGCAAAAAAGCAGCCGGTATGACCTCAGTGCTGTGTTAGAAAAATTGCAGCAGTCATCAG AGAAAATACAGGAAGATCCTGATGAACTCTTCTTGTTGAGCATGGCTCACGAGGTTAAGACGATGAGTGTGGAAAAAAGATGGAGGTTCAAAGTTGGAGTCATGAATCTCATTAATGAAATTAAATACTCTATTGATAttacttaa
- the LOC144422074 gene encoding uncharacterized protein LOC144422074 isoform X4, producing MEEKLIALVEEYPCLYNTTQDSYRRKDFKGNAWAEIAREMGMPWQECENKWKNLRDKYRREKKKRAELKSGAAASHRVEWSLMRSLEFLEPFTAMRSTTSNLPMPDTPSSSDVDVTLEAVSDETDQFQPPVAKKQPV from the exons atggAGGAAAAACTCATTGCTCTAGTTGAGGAATATCCTTGCCTGTATAATACCACACAGGACTCGTACCGCCGAAAGGATTTCAAAGGCAATGCTTGGGCAGAGATAGCTCGAGAGATGGGTATGCCAT GGCAAGAATGCGAGAATAAGTGGAAAAACCTTCGAGATAAATATAGGAGGGAAAAGAAGAAAAGGGCAGAATTGAAATCTGGTGCGGCGGCAAGTCATCGGGTTGAGTGGAGCCTTATGAGATCCTTAGAGTTCCTTGAACCGTTTACAGCCATGAGGAG TACAACATCAAACCTGCCAATGCCGGATACACCATCTTCGAGTGATGTTGATGTTACATTGGAAGCGGTATCAG ATGAAACAGACCAATTTCAACCACCTGTGGCAAAAAAGCAGCCGGTATGA
- the LOC144422074 gene encoding uncharacterized protein LOC144422074 isoform X1 gives MEEKLIALVEEYPCLYNTTQDSYRRKDFKGNAWAEIAREMGMPLQHQTCQCRIHHLRVMLMLHWKRYQQMKQTNFNHLWQKSSRYDLSAVLEKLQQSSEKIQEDPDELFLLSMAHEVKTMSVEKRWRFKVGVMNLINEIKYSIDIT, from the exons atggAGGAAAAACTCATTGCTCTAGTTGAGGAATATCCTTGCCTGTATAATACCACACAGGACTCGTACCGCCGAAAGGATTTCAAAGGCAATGCTTGGGCAGAGATAGCTCGAGAGATGGGTATGCCAT TACAACATCAAACCTGCCAATGCCGGATACACCATCTTCGAGTGATGTTGATGTTACATTGGAAGCGGTATCAG CAGATGAAACAGACCAATTTCAACCACCTGTGGCAAAAAAGCAGCCGGTATGACCTCAGTGCTGTGTTAGAAAAATTGCAGCAGTCATCAG AGAAAATACAGGAAGATCCTGATGAACTCTTCTTGTTGAGCATGGCTCACGAGGTTAAGACGATGAGTGTGGAAAAAAGATGGAGGTTCAAAGTTGGAGTCATGAATCTCATTAATGAAATTAAATACTCTATTGATAttacttaa